Sequence from the Fragaria vesca subsp. vesca linkage group LG4, FraVesHawaii_1.0, whole genome shotgun sequence genome:
AGGTTGGCTTCAAACTTGTCGCCATCGAGTTGACCAGCAAGAGTATCAAGGTCTGCTATCCGTCAGCAAGAAGAAACGGCGTGATCGACGCTTAATCGTGGAGAAATCAACAACGTCCACACTTTTAGGGCAGTGCGGACGTCCGCTTCAGAACACCCCTATATATATACAGATTTTCTCAGGTGCGGATGTCCGCATTTATTCTTAAGATGCGGATTTCCACTTTACACACATTTTTTAATCGAATTTTCACACATCTCCATCGTCTAGTCTTTAGATACTAATGTATAGATCATCTCTGTAAAATTTCAGCCAATTTGGTTATTATTAAGACACTTAAACTCGATTAAACCAATCGATGAACATATTTTTGTCGAACTTGAACCGTTCATGTTTATAACAGAAAAACGCCAGTTTTGAGTGCCTTAATGATAATCAAATTGGCTGAAATTTTGCAGAGATGATCTATACATTAGTATCTAAATACTAGACGGTGGAGATGTGAAAATTCGATTGAAAAATGAGTGTAAAGTGGAAATCCGCAACCGTAAAAATAAATGCGGACATCCGCAGCTGAGAAGCTCTGTGTGTATATATATATATAGGATTTTTCTCAGCTGCGGACGTCTGCACCAATGGTTTTGGTGCGGATTTTCATTTTTTCACCACTTTTCGATCAAATTTCCTCATCTCCACCGTCTAGTATCTAGATAATATTGTGTAGATCATCTCTGCAAAATTTCAGTCAATTTGGTAATCTTTAAGGCCCTCAAACGGACTGAATTCTGTCAAACATGAACTGTTCATGTTTATAACAGAAAAACGAAATTTTGAGAGCTTTAACGATTATCAAACTGGTTGAAATTTTGCAGAGATGATCTACATAATATTATCTAGATACTAGACGGTGGAGATGAAGAAATTCGATCGAAAAGTGGTGCAAAAATGAAAATTCGCACCAAAACCATTGGTGCTGACGTCCGCAGCCGAGAAAGGCTATATATATATATATAAAAGAAGACCATGAAAGTTGGTAGAGGGATCGCTCCTCTTTGATAAGTTAAAATATAAGAAGACCATCCATATTCAAACAATTAGAGGGGGAGATAAAATCCAATCCAGAAAGAGATTCCTAGTTACGTTAAAAGAGATGAACCCTGAAGTTAGAGAAGTTTTGCAATAAGTCCGAGAGGACTTGTATCAGATTAGGGAATGCGATAGCAATTGATAGATATAAGGAGGGGTAGTTTTTAAGAATTCACAATAATGTATTAAATCAATATCATTGAATATACGTTCTTTAAACGAGGAAGTTGAGTTTTTTTTTTTTTTTTTTAAAGTAGAAAAGAGATAGTTTTATTGATCAAAGATTATGACGACTAAAAGGTCAATCATGAATTGTCCGAAAATCATACATGCAGATAGATAAAAAAAATCAACTATTCTAGAAATGGAAAAAACAGCCTCAAGAGGAATTAGATCACCTCCTTTAGAGAAATGAAAAGTTCTAGAGTGCTCCAATGTCTGCTGCAACTTCATATCAAATGATCGAGGTGACCAATTTGGCCTAGGATATATCAAAAAAGAATCTTCAACTGAGTTCTGATAGGTTCAGCAACATATACTTCTCTCCAGGGTAATGCATAGTCGTAATATCAGAAGTCACACTTCTCTCGAATGTTTCGAAAAATCTTCATTTTCGGAGTAGCAAATCTTGTAAAAGGAGACTGCAAGTTGAGCTCATGTGACAAAACAGTTTAGATTGGTCTAACAATGAAACATTGTTCGAGTACTTGCTTGGCTTATCAACATGTTCTATTTACATAAGCGGCCTCTATTGCTAAGCGTCTCTTGCAACTTGAGCTTATACACAATTTCCCAACTAGTCAAGTGAAATTTTTAGTATTGGTGTCTCTCGAAAGTTATTATTCATCCGATGGAAAAATTACACAAGAGCACAGGAAGACTGTCAGTCTATATTGCACAAAGATCTTGGTAGATAGATAATATGACTTTGAAATACGGTGCAAAGAATTCCTCCACTCGACCCTTAATTGTCAAGAGAAGAATCTACGTCTAGTCATATATGCTTGCATTACAGAATTACCCTAGCTAACTCGATAGCTTTACTCACTAACGTCACCTCTGCTGCAATGTAGCTGGGAATGTCTAAATTTGAAGGACAAGCACGAAAAATAGCTCTATAACTACCAACACTAGAATCACTTTTCCACGCCCATTTGAATTTGTCTTGATCCACCCTAGAGGAGGATGCCAAAATAACCTTATCTTGGGTTGCATTGAGCATCAAATGATTTCACAGCAAGATCTTGAATGAAGTTGTTCATAGAGCCTTTAGCAAGACGACTTGCTGCTTGAATATGATCTTCAATTAGATGACAAATCATGGATACATGAATTGCCCCATATATGCCCCCTATCAAACCTCATCTTATTAATTGCTTGCCAAATGAACTAGTGTTATGGTATAACAAAGAATCTAGTATTCCTTTAAGCGAGCACTATGATCCTCAAAACCAAACCCAAGACTATTAATGAGTTAGGAAGAGCACCAGGTTTTAGAATGTAATCCCTACGAGTCTGTGTTGAAATGGCAAATTAAAGGTAGGAGAAACACCCAAAGCAATCTGCTTCATTTTAGTAAGAAAATGAAACCTTGTAGGTGAGCAGGAATCATAGGATGAGCACAATGAGTAACACTAAACCATGTGCTAAGACAAGTTTTGATTGGTCTAACAATGAAACATTGTTCAAGTACTTGCATGGCTTATCAACAAGCTTTATTAAATCAGCAGCCTCTATAGCTAAGCCTCCCTCTTGCACTTGAGCTTACACAAAATATTCCAACTAGTCAAGTGAACCTTCTTTTCAGTAATGGTGTCTCCCCAAAAGTTCTTATGCATCCCATAGAAAATATGCATGAGCACTGGAAGCTTGGGAGTCTACACTGCACAAAGCTGGCCGCAAATGATGCTTTGAGTTTTACTCTTCCAGCTAAACCCCTGAACTAGATTAGATTTACTTTGTTTAGATTTTAAGCGTCTGAAAAAGATGTAGAGTTTTTGCGAGAGTATTTGCCAGGCAACAATGTATACTATTGTGAATGAAAACTAAGGTACTACCCACTATCCACCCTGAGATTTTGCATTGAGCTTGAAGATCTACGTCGCAAATGCCAAGAATGTTAAGAGACACTTGTTCCACTAAATCCAATTATCATGAGCTATTATCATCTTCTGCACTAAAAAACTGCAGTGCAATAGGATTGAGCAGAAACAAAAGGCCACCCTTCTACTGCAACTTACCTGTCATATAAGTAATGTGACAAATAAAGCCTAAGATGTCTGAAGCAAGAAATCTTCAACTGAGTTTTGACATGTTCAGCAACATCTATTCATGCTGATGATAAAAGTTTGAATTACATTCCAAACCTGAGGTCTTCCTAAAATTATAAGCAAAGAGATTAAACAACTTCTACTTTTTCGAGTGCATAATAATTCAAAATCACAGGGTTCTAAATGTGTGTACTTACTACTCTCACATATGGATTGGGTATAACTGATTCATTTCAAGCTTGCGACTTCTAACAATGTAGAGAAAATTCACAAGACCAATAGTCAGTAGTTATTTCATTTCTGATTGTAAATTCTATTCTTATTTCCTCTTCCATACCCTTTCACGTTCTAGTCTATTTCTACCCACCTACAGAATTTAATAGTTATTCTGGACACTAAAATCCGACATGATGATATGGGAATGACAATCGAAAGCATTGAAATGGTTTTTCCAGATTCCCAAACCAACAAAAGAATATCCCTCATCTCCCTCCTCTCCCCTTTAGACTCCCTAAAGACACTATCAAGGTCAGCTATGTCAAATGAAAATGAAAGCAACTACCGAAAACATAACTGCAAAGAATGAACACTTGCGAACATTTCTAGCAAGTGATTAGAGATCAAATGATTTAACTGCCCCTAAACAAAGTATCAGATTCTACAAGCACAAACATGAGGAACACTTCTTAACCATCTAACTGAGAAACTAGTAATACATGTCTCAATGGAGAAAGTATACTCTGCTGCCCTTGATTCTAATGGCTAAAGGTAGTACAAACCAATGGAATTCAAGTGTTTTTCTGTACCTTGTACTGGCAAAATGATGTGGTATACAAGCCATCAACTACAAACTTCTTCCACAACTAGCTTTCTGAAGCCACCATCCACTTCCAGGCACCAAAAGTATATCACAGTATATTCCTGTCACAATTTTATCTTCTTCTTTTTCGGCTTTTTGACCACAGCACCCCCATTGTCCTCCACTATCTGCACCACATAAGAATTCGGCACCAATTCAGCAAAACAGACAAGGAGAACACAATGAAACAAAGTAAATGATAAATACCCATCAATGGCACATTTCTCAGTAGCAACCTTTTGCTTGTTCTTCTTCTTCTTCTTATTCTTTTTCTTCTTCTTAGGCTCAGAGATTCCCACATTTTCTACTTCCTCCTGAAGAGGGTCCTGCACATTTGTACCCATAACATCAAAAACCACTCAAAAATACAACCTTCAAACTCGAAACAGCGAAAACAAATCCGAAAAGTTAACATCACCTCAGACTCAGAGTCACCAAAGGAGTTGACATGTCGTATTCTTCCTTGAGAATTAGAGGCTGCACCTTTTTATGTCCCAAAAAAAAATCCAATCTTTAACAAAATATCGATCAAAATAATCAAAGACTACATTTTGAGTTAAGTTTAGGGTTTTCACTTGCAAAAACGGTGCGTTTAGCGTCCAGAACAGCGCGCTCAACTAGCTGTGGATTCATGGAGCCCAATCCATCCGGATCCTGCAGCTTTCTTTCTAGAAATTTCGCCAACGCCGCCGCCTTATTCGTCGTCAACGGACCCCCTGGATGAGCCAACCTATAGATACACACACGTATATGTATATGTATACATAATCAATAGCAGAAACCACAAAAATAAAACCCTAGAAAATCAGGAATTGA
This genomic interval carries:
- the LOC101301960 gene encoding uncharacterized protein LOC101301960 isoform 1 translates to MAKNRAEELTEDEKKALRGSKFAPLPSLPPPRSQPRLAHPGGPLTTNKAAALAKFLERKLQDPDGLGSMNPQLVERAVLDAKRTVFASAASNSQGRIRHVNSFGDSESEDPLQEEVENVGISEPKKKKKNKKKKKNKQKIVEDNGGAVVKKPKKKKIKL
- the LOC101301960 gene encoding uncharacterized protein LOC101301960 isoform 2 codes for the protein MAKNRAEELTEDEKKALRGSKFAPLPSLPPPRSQPRLAHPGGPLTTNKAAALAKFLERKLQDPDGLGSMNPQLVERAVLDAKRTVFASAASNSQGRIRHVNSFGDSESEDPLQEEVENVGISEPKKKKKNKKKKKNKQKVATEKCAIDG